GCTGGACAGCTTCGCGCCCTTCGCGAAGATCGTCCATGCCGACATCGACCCGGCGGAGATCGGCAAGAACCGGGCCGCCGACGTCCCGATCGTCGGTGACGCCCGCGAGGTCATCGCCGACCTGGTCCAGGCCGTCCAGGCGGAGTACAGCGACGGCAACAAGGGCGACTACACCGCCTGGTGGCAGGACCTCGACCGCTGGCGCGAGACCTACCCGCTCGGCTACGACCTGCCGGAGGACGGCAGCCTCTCGCCGCAGCAGGTCATCCAGCGGATCGGCCGGCTCGCGCCGGAGAACACGATCTTCGCGGCCGGCGTCGGCCAGCACCAGATGTGGGCCGCGCACTTCATCGACTACGAGAAGCCGGCCACCTGGCTGAACTCCGGCGGTGCCGGGACCATGGGCTACGCCGTCCCGGCCGCCATGGGCGCCAAGGCCGGGATGCCGGACCGCGCCGTGTGGGCGATCGACGGCGACGGCTGCTTCCAGATGACCAACCAGGAGCTGGTCACCTGCGCCCTGAACGGCATCCCGATCAAGGTCGCGATCATCAACAACGGCGCGCTGGGCATGGTCCGCCAGTGGCAGACCCTGTTCTACAACGAGCGCTACTCCAGCACCGTCCTGCACTCGGACGAGACCGGTCACCACACCATCGGCTCCCAGGTCGGCGCGAGCCAGACCCCCCGCAAGGGCACCCGCATCCCGGACTTCGTGAAGCTGTCCGAGGCCATGGGCTGCGTCGCCCTGCGCTGCGAGGACCCGGCCGAGCTGGACAAGGTGATCGCCGAGGCCAACGCCATCGACGACCGCCCCGTCGTGATCGACTTCATCGTCCACGAGGACGCCATGGTGTGGCCGATGGTCGCCGCCGGCACCTCCAACGACGAGGTCATGGCCGCGCGCGGCGTCCGCCCCGACTTCGGCGACAACGAAGACGACTGAGCGAAGAGAGAGACACGACGACCATGTCCAAGCACACGCTCTCCGTCCTGGTGGAGAACACCCCCGGCATCCTCGCCAGGATCGCCGCCCTCTTCTCCCGCCGCGGCTTCAACATCGACTCGCTCGCCGTCGGAGTCACCGAGCACCCCGACATCTCCCGGATCAC
The Streptomyces tirandamycinicus DNA segment above includes these coding regions:
- a CDS encoding acetolactate synthase large subunit, encoding MPMTEQATGAHHPQPRARTGGHTPATVEHVTGAQSLIRSLEEVGAETVFGIPGGAILPAYDPLMDSSRVRHILVRHEQGAGHAATGYAQATGKVGVCMATSGPGATNLVTPIADAHMDSVPLVAITGQVASKAIGTDAFQEADIVGITMPITKHNFLVTKAEDIPRTIAEAFHIASTGRPGPVLVDIAKDALQARTTFSWPPQTELPGYRPVTKPHAKQIREAAKLITQAKRPVLYVGGGVLKARATAELKVLAELTNAPVTTTLMALGAFPDSHPLHVGMPGMHGSVTAVTALQKADLIVALGARFDDRVTGKLDSFAPFAKIVHADIDPAEIGKNRAADVPIVGDAREVIADLVQAVQAEYSDGNKGDYTAWWQDLDRWRETYPLGYDLPEDGSLSPQQVIQRIGRLAPENTIFAAGVGQHQMWAAHFIDYEKPATWLNSGGAGTMGYAVPAAMGAKAGMPDRAVWAIDGDGCFQMTNQELVTCALNGIPIKVAIINNGALGMVRQWQTLFYNERYSSTVLHSDETGHHTIGSQVGASQTPRKGTRIPDFVKLSEAMGCVALRCEDPAELDKVIAEANAIDDRPVVIDFIVHEDAMVWPMVAAGTSNDEVMAARGVRPDFGDNEDD